In Macadamia integrifolia cultivar HAES 741 unplaced genomic scaffold, SCU_Mint_v3 scaffold814, whole genome shotgun sequence, the following are encoded in one genomic region:
- the LOC122070069 gene encoding uncharacterized protein LOC122070069 codes for MHPWGKGYVIFQFQCEDDKAAVWRRSPLRVGDQVIRFQHWKPDFNIHEKQFFTKLVWIRFPDLPPEYWHENVLVSIAKVVGRPVALDRQTRQGLLSYFARVLVQIDIADLAVRVEEVQVERFEPGTSQVYGFCQKVVYEDNVERYAHCKRVGHLISNCRLKKLDDEKQCADEKLAEVPGAIYVEEDGVDSTRANSVGRLSPILEGNQQEHSQHSPHNGKDENGIILSVNNSPHFPNMEEGEIQIDLDSTISNLPNLVKNGLAQEDVDMNNYVSQHDVDWSSSETGSEYGSLSDQDDEEECELNQNGNLPISKRIQ; via the coding sequence ATGCATCCGTGGGGAAAAGGATATGTTatctttcaatttcaatgcGAGGACGACAAGGCAGCAGTGTGGCGAAGATCACCCCTTAGGGTTGGTGATCAGGTTATTCGATTTCAACATTGGAAGCCTGATTTCAATATTCATGAgaagcaattctttacaaaaCTTGTATGGATACGTTTTCCAGATCTTCCGCCAGAATATTGGCACGAAAATGTCCTAGTATCTATTGCAAAGGTGGTAGGGCGCCCTGTTGCCTTAGACAGACAAACAAGACAAGGCCTTCTCAGCTATTTTGCGAGGGTGCTGGTGCAGATTGACATCGCTGACTTGGCAGTGAGGGTGGAGGAAGTTCAGGTCGAGAGATTTGAACCAGGAACCTCTCAGGTATACGGTTTTTGTCAAAAGGTTGTATATGAGGATAATGTGGAACGCTATGCCCATTGCAAGCGAGTAGGCCATTTGATTTCCAACTGTAGGTTGAAGAAATTGGATGACGAAAAGCAATGTGCGGATGAGAAATTGGCTGAGGTTCCAGGGGCAATATATGTTGAAGAAGACGGAGTTGACTCAACCAGGGCCAACTCGGTGGGTCGgctctctcctattttggaaGGAAATCAACAAGAGCATTCTCAGCATTCTCCTCATAATGGAAAGGATGAGAATGGTATCATTCTTTCCGTGAATAACTCTCCCCATTTTCCTAATATGGAAGAAGGAGAGATTCAAATTGATTTGGACTCTACCATTTCAAATCTCCCCAATTTAGTAAAGAATGGATTGGCACAAGAGGATGTGGATATGAACAATTATGTGAGTCAGCATGATGTGGACTGGTCCAGCTCTGAGACCGGCTCAGAATATGGGTCTCTCTCAGAccaagatgatgaagaggagtgtgaattgaaccaaaatggGAACCTGCCTATCTCTAAAAGAATACAATAA